One window from the genome of Bacillus weihaiensis encodes:
- a CDS encoding pyridoxamine 5'-phosphate oxidase family protein has product MSDLKEKLLHVVENHKVGTLATIRQNKPFSRFMMIFNDELVLYTATNRETHKVEDIEANPNVHVLLGNESKSWDEPYVEVEGTVAVEESKELKEKFWNDHLKNWIPSADDPNYLLLKITPSAYRYFEKSSSEAETYTF; this is encoded by the coding sequence ATGAGCGACTTAAAAGAAAAATTACTACACGTTGTGGAAAATCATAAGGTAGGTACTTTAGCAACAATTAGACAAAACAAGCCTTTTTCACGTTTTATGATGATTTTTAATGATGAGCTTGTGTTATATACGGCGACAAACCGTGAGACACATAAAGTTGAGGATATTGAGGCAAATCCTAATGTTCACGTGCTTTTAGGAAACGAGAGTAAAAGCTGGGACGAGCCCTATGTGGAAGTAGAGGGAACTGTAGCTGTTGAGGAATCCAAGGAATTAAAAGAAAAATTCTGGAACGATCACCTCAAAAACTGGATTCCAAGTGCAGATGATCCAAACTACCTGCTTCTAAAAATCACGCCAAGCGCGTACCGATACTTTGAGAAATCCTCAAGTGAAGCAGAAACCTACACATTTTAA
- the yfkAB gene encoding radical SAM/CxCxxxxC motif protein YfkAB, with amino-acid sequence MNATKPLPPITTSFDPWEAYMDVEQYGKMTLTNIEFTTTTLCNMRCEHCAVGYTLQPKDPNALPIDLLLKRLDEVPTLRSLSITGGEPMLSLKSVDEYVVPLLKYAHERGVRTQINSNLTLDLKRYEKIIPYLDVLHISHNWGTVDEFVHVGFAVMDRKPTYQQRAALFDRMIENSRALVKAGVIVSAETMLNKRTLPYIEKIHKQIVEDMHCQRHEVHPMYPSDFASALETLSLKEMREAIHHLLDVRDENVWMLFGTLPFYACSKDEEDLALIRRLREAKNVTVRNDPDGRSRLNVNIFDGEIIVTDFGDAPPLGNIKTDTLQSAYDKWTDSSLAKSLSCHCPAVKCLGPNILVKNSYYQDVDFTNRKSNI; translated from the coding sequence ATGAATGCAACAAAACCATTACCACCTATTACAACCTCATTTGATCCATGGGAAGCATATATGGATGTTGAGCAATATGGAAAAATGACGTTGACAAATATTGAATTTACCACAACAACTTTATGCAATATGCGATGTGAGCATTGTGCTGTTGGCTATACGTTACAGCCAAAGGATCCGAATGCACTTCCGATTGATTTATTATTAAAGCGTTTGGATGAAGTTCCTACTCTTCGTTCTCTAAGTATTACGGGTGGCGAACCGATGCTGTCGTTAAAATCTGTTGATGAGTATGTTGTTCCTCTTTTAAAGTATGCCCATGAACGTGGGGTGCGTACACAAATTAATTCAAATTTAACCCTTGATTTAAAGAGATATGAGAAAATCATTCCTTATTTAGATGTACTTCATATTTCTCATAACTGGGGAACTGTGGATGAATTTGTTCATGTTGGATTTGCTGTTATGGATCGCAAGCCAACGTATCAGCAACGAGCTGCTCTTTTTGATCGAATGATTGAAAACAGTCGTGCACTGGTTAAAGCTGGTGTGATTGTTTCAGCGGAAACGATGCTGAATAAGAGAACTCTTCCTTATATAGAAAAAATCCACAAGCAAATAGTAGAGGACATGCATTGTCAAAGACATGAGGTGCACCCTATGTACCCAAGTGATTTCGCTAGCGCCCTTGAAACTCTATCGTTAAAGGAAATGCGTGAAGCGATTCATCATTTGCTGGATGTCCGAGATGAGAATGTGTGGATGCTGTTTGGCACACTTCCTTTTTATGCATGCAGTAAAGACGAAGAGGATCTTGCTTTAATTAGACGATTACGTGAAGCGAAAAATGTAACAGTGCGTAATGACCCAGACGGTCGCTCTCGACTAAATGTGAATATTTTTGATGGGGAAATTATTGTCACTGACTTTGGCGATGCTCCTCCACTCGGAAATATTAAAACAGATACGCTTCAATCTGCGTATGATAAGTGGACGGACTCTTCTCTTGCAAAGTCACTTAGCTGTCATTGCCCTGCCGTAAAATGTCTAGGACCGAATATTCTTGTGAAGAATAGCTACTATCAAGATGTTGATTTTACAAATCGAAAATCGAATATATAG
- the cax gene encoding calcium/proton exchanger: protein MVNRLFTLMVMIGVPLSVVGSILHWSSTLMFIIYCLTIIALAGFMGRATESLAIVAGPRIGGLLNATFGNAVELIISIFALKAGLVGVVLASLTGSVIGNLLLVAGLSFFIGGLKFKRQEFNVYDARHNSGLLMFSVIVAFVIPEVFSMEMNEAKTLSLSVGISIILIVLYLAALFFRLVTHRGVYQQKSDVVEEHEEPEWSKGKAITILLLSTAAVAYVSENLVHTFEVVGEQFGWSELFIGVIIVAIVGNAAEHASAIIMAYKNKMNIAVEIAVGSTLQVAMFVAPVLVLLSLFFDQKMPLVFTLPELISMATAVLLTISITNDGDTNWFEGATLLAAYVIMGIGFYLL, encoded by the coding sequence TTGGTCAATCGTTTATTTACACTCATGGTCATGATTGGAGTGCCGCTTTCCGTAGTAGGGAGCATTCTTCATTGGTCTTCAACCCTAATGTTTATTATTTATTGCTTAACCATTATTGCATTAGCTGGGTTTATGGGGAGAGCAACTGAGAGTCTTGCAATAGTCGCAGGTCCACGAATTGGTGGTCTCCTTAATGCGACATTTGGTAACGCAGTTGAGCTGATTATTTCAATTTTTGCTTTAAAGGCAGGCTTAGTAGGAGTGGTACTTGCTTCGCTTACAGGATCTGTTATAGGGAACCTCTTACTTGTCGCAGGTCTTAGCTTTTTCATTGGAGGATTAAAGTTTAAGCGTCAGGAATTTAATGTGTACGACGCGCGCCATAACTCAGGTCTACTAATGTTCTCAGTAATTGTCGCTTTCGTTATTCCGGAAGTATTCTCAATGGAAATGAACGAAGCAAAAACATTATCACTTAGTGTGGGAATCTCTATCATCTTAATCGTGCTTTACTTGGCAGCATTATTCTTTAGACTTGTCACACATCGCGGAGTATATCAGCAGAAATCAGATGTAGTAGAAGAGCATGAAGAACCAGAATGGTCAAAAGGAAAAGCAATCACGATTTTACTATTATCAACGGCAGCTGTTGCGTACGTGTCAGAAAATCTTGTTCATACGTTTGAAGTAGTCGGAGAACAATTTGGCTGGTCAGAACTATTTATTGGGGTCATTATCGTTGCGATCGTAGGAAATGCTGCAGAGCATGCTTCAGCCATCATCATGGCCTATAAAAATAAAATGAACATCGCGGTCGAGATAGCCGTAGGCTCCACATTACAAGTTGCGATGTTTGTTGCACCAGTACTTGTTTTACTCTCATTATTTTTCGATCAGAAAATGCCGCTTGTTTTTACATTACCAGAACTAATTTCAATGGCAACAGCAGTCCTCCTTACCATCTCCATCACAAATGACGGAGACACAAACTGGTTTGAAGGTGCCACTTTGCTAGCTGCCTATGTTATTATGGGAATAGGCTTTTACTTACTATAA
- a CDS encoding mechanosensitive ion channel family protein, protein MREFLEFINFDSKLVKMVIVALILVIGVTVINKLVRKFFEHSHFIEERKEKTIESMVRSLTKYTATIGFILYVVSLFVENFGSILAGAGVAGIIIGFGAQSLIRDILAGLFLIYEKQLHQGDFITINNTFNGTVEEIGLRSLKIREWSGKLLTMSNGEIKQIQNYNIDRMRVIERVVVSYREDPDHVWTILEKACERINLEYDDCLKRDHTNCIIEPFQLFGITSLNASFRGYEYTIIGLVDDQFYWSTAKQARRIIAKTLFDENVQLAEEKIVMESGDVRERG, encoded by the coding sequence ATGAGGGAATTTCTTGAATTCATAAATTTTGATTCTAAATTAGTCAAAATGGTAATCGTCGCACTCATTTTAGTAATTGGCGTTACGGTTATTAACAAGCTTGTTCGAAAATTTTTCGAGCATTCTCATTTTATAGAAGAGCGAAAAGAGAAAACAATTGAGAGTATGGTTCGTTCTCTGACGAAGTATACAGCAACAATCGGCTTTATCTTGTATGTTGTTTCTTTATTTGTTGAAAATTTCGGCTCAATCTTAGCTGGTGCCGGAGTGGCTGGAATTATCATTGGCTTTGGTGCACAAAGTCTGATTCGTGATATTTTAGCTGGCTTGTTTTTAATTTATGAAAAACAGCTCCATCAAGGTGATTTTATTACGATTAACAATACCTTTAATGGAACAGTGGAAGAAATTGGCCTACGTTCACTCAAAATTCGCGAATGGAGCGGTAAGCTTCTTACGATGAGTAACGGTGAAATTAAGCAAATTCAAAACTACAATATAGATCGGATGCGAGTCATTGAACGAGTGGTAGTAAGCTATCGCGAGGATCCGGATCATGTATGGACCATTCTTGAAAAGGCATGTGAGCGTATCAATTTGGAGTATGATGATTGTCTCAAACGAGATCACACAAACTGCATCATTGAACCATTTCAGCTATTCGGAATCACTTCTTTAAATGCAAGCTTCCGCGGCTATGAATATACAATAATTGGGCTTGTGGATGATCAATTTTATTGGAGTACAGCGAAGCAGGCTCGTCGAATTATTGCGAAGACGTTATTTGATGAGAATGTCCAGCTTGCTGAAGAGAAGATTGTGATGGAATCTGGGGATGTGCGGGAACGAGGTTGA
- a CDS encoding OsmC family protein, producing the protein MEFKMKKDVGFTTTTEYGELHVAGDEAYGFRPFQLMVASIAVCSGGVLRKILEKKRIQIEDMTIDTKVDRIEEEANRIEKIYIHYRIKGENLNENKIKQSIELASKNCPMAQSVKGSIEIEETFELV; encoded by the coding sequence ATGGAATTTAAGATGAAAAAAGATGTGGGATTTACGACAACGACAGAATATGGAGAACTTCATGTAGCAGGAGATGAAGCATACGGCTTCAGACCTTTCCAACTAATGGTGGCTTCCATTGCAGTATGCAGTGGTGGTGTACTCCGTAAGATACTAGAAAAGAAGAGAATTCAAATTGAAGATATGACGATTGACACGAAAGTTGATCGGATTGAAGAGGAAGCAAATCGAATCGAGAAAATCTATATTCATTATCGTATAAAAGGGGAAAACCTCAACGAAAACAAAATTAAGCAATCCATCGAGCTTGCCAGCAAAAACTGTCCAATGGCACAATCCGTAAAAGGTAGTATTGAAATAGAAGAAACCTTCGAGCTAGTGTAA
- a CDS encoding YczE/YyaS/YitT family protein, producing MKTKISFYTIGLILIGLGVVLTIKADLGAGAWDALNVGLSITIGFTVGSWVIIVGIILIFVNALIQHAKPKFLALMTLFLIGFSVDFWMIFVLRNIEFNTLGPQILALVGGILLIAFGVSLYLQSTFPANPIDQLMLSLHERFHMNLMVAKTITELFALLLAFLLSGPIGVGTIIITFLIGPIIQLFNGPVSKRFEALSKK from the coding sequence ATGAAAACAAAAATTAGCTTTTACACAATTGGACTTATCTTAATCGGGCTAGGTGTTGTATTGACGATTAAGGCAGACTTAGGGGCAGGAGCTTGGGATGCCTTAAACGTAGGACTTTCAATAACAATCGGCTTCACAGTTGGAAGCTGGGTCATTATTGTCGGTATCATACTGATCTTTGTAAATGCACTTATTCAACATGCAAAACCAAAATTTCTAGCATTAATGACGTTATTTCTAATCGGATTTAGTGTTGATTTCTGGATGATTTTTGTTCTACGAAACATTGAATTTAACACACTTGGCCCTCAGATTCTGGCGCTTGTGGGTGGAATCCTGTTGATTGCATTTGGTGTTTCCCTTTACTTACAATCTACATTTCCGGCTAATCCGATCGATCAGCTCATGCTATCCCTTCATGAACGCTTTCATATGAATTTAATGGTTGCCAAAACAATTACCGAGCTATTTGCCTTACTTTTAGCCTTTCTTCTAAGCGGACCAATTGGAGTAGGTACCATCATCATCACCTTTTTAATCGGTCCCATCATCCAATTATTCAATGGACCTGTTTCAAAACGCTTTGAAGCATTAAGCAAAAAATAA
- a CDS encoding MFS transporter produces the protein MKINITKQQARFWILVSIVGISGFSQGMLLPLIAVIFENSGVSSDLNGLNATAMYIGILLISPFMEQPLRKFGYKPVIIIGGLLVALSLGLFPLWKSFWFWFILRLFIGIGDHALHFGAQTWITSFSPENKRGRNISLYGLFFGIGFAVGPLLTPLVKINESLPFILSSVLCFIGWLFLFLLKNDYPEQTLEVNSIRETFKRFRRAWAYGWVAFLPPLGYGFLEASLNGSFPVYGLRINLTVTTISILLFAFAIGGIVFQLPLGILSDKLGRRNVLLTILFLGFLSFTIASFLEHTVIGLTISLFFAGMLVGSTFSLGISYMTDLMPRNLLPTGNLLCGVAFSVGSLAGPYLGGLFIEYIQNVSYFLIISIMLLFLFLTLFFYKPQTFTEFKKDTASLQ, from the coding sequence ATGAAAATAAACATTACGAAACAACAAGCAAGGTTTTGGATTTTAGTCTCAATTGTCGGTATATCAGGCTTTAGCCAAGGTATGCTTTTACCGCTTATTGCTGTGATATTTGAAAACAGTGGCGTGTCCTCTGATCTAAATGGACTGAACGCTACTGCTATGTATATAGGCATTTTACTAATCTCACCTTTTATGGAGCAGCCCTTAAGGAAGTTCGGCTACAAACCGGTCATTATTATTGGCGGTTTACTTGTCGCCCTTTCTCTAGGACTATTTCCCCTTTGGAAATCCTTTTGGTTTTGGTTCATTCTTCGACTTTTCATTGGAATTGGTGATCATGCCCTTCATTTCGGAGCCCAAACTTGGATTACAAGCTTTTCACCTGAGAATAAGCGTGGACGGAACATTTCTCTCTATGGATTGTTTTTCGGAATTGGTTTTGCCGTTGGTCCATTACTCACACCATTAGTCAAAATAAATGAATCCCTACCTTTTATTCTTTCTTCTGTTCTTTGTTTTATTGGTTGGCTCTTTTTGTTCCTACTCAAAAACGACTATCCAGAACAAACACTTGAAGTAAATTCTATACGAGAAACGTTTAAACGATTTCGTCGGGCATGGGCATATGGCTGGGTCGCATTCCTTCCCCCATTAGGCTATGGATTTTTAGAAGCATCATTAAATGGCAGCTTTCCGGTCTACGGGCTTCGTATCAACCTAACTGTGACAACAATTTCTATCCTCCTCTTTGCTTTTGCTATTGGAGGGATTGTTTTCCAGCTACCATTAGGAATCCTTAGTGATAAGCTCGGTAGAAGAAATGTGCTCTTGACCATTCTGTTTCTTGGCTTTTTAAGCTTTACGATCGCAAGCTTCCTTGAGCATACAGTAATCGGTTTAACAATTAGTTTGTTTTTTGCAGGCATGCTAGTGGGCTCTACTTTTTCACTTGGTATTAGCTACATGACCGATCTTATGCCACGGAACCTACTCCCAACCGGGAATTTATTATGTGGTGTAGCATTTAGTGTCGGAAGCTTAGCTGGTCCATATTTAGGCGGGCTTTTTATCGAATATATCCAAAATGTAAGCTACTTTCTTATCATTAGCATCATGCTATTATTCTTGTTCCTCACGCTTTTCTTTTATAAACCACAGACCTTTACTGAATTCAAAAAAGATACAGCAAGCCTTCAGTAA
- a CDS encoding YfkD famly protein — MKKALLVSLVLLLSVSFSRAVFAEGKEQKPKIPSSVMDISKENTYPNPTQDMPYLQPSELTQQLIDSSEVPIENPDLIKILNESTISDAPLAFGYRATIYLGQWALNYESTETTTNWEYQKINTNYQDNRGGKSPVQIHYKQEAQKSIKGGLTAKVPKAEDVKTMMLLKAMQKTSLPLSFETIIGAGTKKDQVYNIPPKKLGYLYAYAPAVNEKGKVTYGEVYLVLKGNKKSIVVKNITSQGIGAWIPLQDHASFGFVTSDQPK; from the coding sequence ATGAAAAAAGCTTTGCTCGTTTCTTTAGTTTTGCTTTTATCCGTTAGTTTTTCAAGAGCTGTTTTTGCTGAGGGCAAGGAACAAAAGCCTAAAATTCCTAGCTCAGTTATGGACATTTCAAAAGAAAATACCTATCCAAATCCAACTCAAGATATGCCATATTTACAGCCAAGTGAGCTAACGCAACAGTTAATTGACTCATCTGAAGTGCCAATTGAAAATCCAGATCTAATCAAGATTCTAAATGAATCGACGATCTCTGATGCACCACTTGCCTTTGGCTACCGAGCGACGATCTATTTGGGCCAATGGGCGCTAAATTACGAATCAACCGAAACCACAACAAATTGGGAATACCAAAAGATCAACACGAATTACCAGGACAATCGCGGTGGAAAATCGCCTGTTCAAATTCACTACAAGCAGGAAGCACAAAAGTCAATTAAAGGTGGGCTAACGGCAAAGGTTCCAAAAGCAGAGGACGTCAAAACGATGATGCTTCTTAAGGCCATGCAAAAAACAAGCCTCCCACTATCCTTTGAAACAATCATCGGAGCAGGTACGAAAAAAGATCAGGTGTACAACATTCCACCAAAAAAGCTAGGCTATCTCTATGCGTACGCACCAGCTGTGAATGAAAAAGGCAAAGTCACATATGGCGAAGTTTACCTTGTCCTAAAAGGGAACAAAAAGAGCATCGTCGTCAAAAACATCACATCTCAAGGAATTGGCGCATGGATACCACTTCAAGACCACGCATCTTTCGGATTTGTCACATCAGATCAACCAAAATAA